From Geomonas agri, one genomic window encodes:
- a CDS encoding 3'-5' exoribonuclease YhaM family protein, translating into MKKNVAEIKDRDIVEAVFLVKEKIVAMAKNGKPYLTLKLMDKTGEVDAKVWDNADQVGSLFDRNDFLAVKGKASVYLGKMQLIISELKRVPEESVQLADFLPETDSDIKAMVAELDALVASLTDPDLARLLRSFFEDPELLAQYRTAPAAKGMHHVYLGGLLEHSLAVAKLVDAMVPLYQGLNRDLLVAGALLHDIGKVREMTYLRCFDYSDEGKLLGHITIGVEMLQERIARLPGFPVELAMLLKHMILSHHGQYEYGSPKRPKTLEATILNYLDDLDSKINGIRTHIRKEPDNPSRWTSYHRLYDRYFFKEKPLVEQGGGEQAENPAVLADCLEPSELMPETVPAPAQQASEPTRPAQEKRGGDQGRKAFSNNPFAVLKK; encoded by the coding sequence TTGAAAAAGAACGTTGCCGAAATAAAGGACCGCGACATCGTTGAAGCGGTCTTCCTGGTCAAGGAGAAGATCGTTGCCATGGCCAAGAACGGCAAGCCGTACCTCACCCTGAAGCTGATGGACAAGACGGGGGAGGTGGACGCCAAGGTCTGGGACAACGCGGACCAGGTCGGCTCCCTCTTCGACCGCAACGACTTCCTGGCGGTCAAGGGCAAGGCGAGCGTCTATCTCGGCAAGATGCAGTTGATCATCTCCGAGCTGAAGCGGGTCCCGGAGGAATCGGTGCAACTCGCCGATTTCCTCCCGGAGACCGACAGCGACATCAAGGCCATGGTCGCCGAACTGGACGCCCTGGTGGCAAGCCTGACAGACCCGGACCTCGCGCGCCTGTTGCGCTCCTTCTTCGAGGACCCGGAGCTTTTGGCCCAGTACCGCACGGCGCCGGCGGCCAAGGGGATGCACCACGTCTATCTGGGTGGGCTCCTGGAGCACTCGCTTGCCGTCGCCAAGTTGGTCGATGCCATGGTGCCGCTCTACCAGGGGCTCAACCGCGATCTCCTTGTCGCCGGCGCGCTCCTGCACGACATCGGCAAGGTGCGCGAGATGACCTACCTGCGCTGCTTCGACTACTCCGACGAGGGTAAGCTGCTCGGCCACATCACCATCGGCGTCGAGATGCTGCAGGAGCGGATCGCACGACTCCCCGGCTTCCCGGTCGAGCTCGCCATGCTGTTGAAGCACATGATCCTGTCGCACCACGGCCAGTACGAGTACGGCTCGCCCAAGCGTCCCAAGACGCTGGAGGCGACCATCCTGAACTACCTGGACGACCTCGACTCCAAGATCAACGGTATCAGGACCCACATCCGCAAGGAGCCGGACAACCCGTCGCGCTGGACCTCGTACCACCGCCTGTACGACCGCTACTTCTTCAAGGAGAAGCCGCTTGTCGAGCAGGGGGGAGGGGAGCAGGCTGAGAACCCCGCGGTCTTGGCCGACTGCCTGGAGCCTTCGGAACTGATGCCGGAAACGGTGCCGGCCCCGGCCCAGCAAGCAAGCGAACCCACAAGGCCGGCACAAGAAAAGCGTGGAGGCGACCAGGGGCGCAAGGCATTCAGCAACAACCCGTTTGCCGTCCTGAAGAAGTGA
- a CDS encoding MBL fold metallo-hydrolase: MLFETIVVGPLGVNCFILGDKQSNEGMIVDPGADCEMVLAAVSHFGIKVKYIVNTHGHFDHIGCNRSLKEKTGAQLLAHKEDVPFLVNAARSAQKYGLTVENSPEPDAFLTDGMKLELGRRVIEVLHTPGHTQGGCCLYLANEKLLISGDTLFADSVGRTDLPGGSHEQLIQSIKTKLMPLPDDTVVWPGHGPSSTIGQERSFNPYLNE; encoded by the coding sequence ATGTTATTTGAGACTATAGTGGTGGGGCCGTTGGGGGTGAATTGCTTCATCCTCGGGGATAAACAGAGCAACGAAGGGATGATCGTCGATCCCGGCGCCGACTGCGAGATGGTCCTCGCCGCAGTGAGCCATTTCGGCATCAAGGTCAAGTACATCGTCAACACCCACGGCCACTTCGACCATATCGGCTGCAACCGCAGCTTGAAGGAGAAGACCGGCGCGCAGCTGCTGGCCCACAAGGAGGATGTCCCGTTCCTGGTCAACGCGGCGCGTTCGGCCCAGAAGTACGGGCTGACCGTGGAGAACTCGCCGGAGCCGGATGCCTTCCTGACCGACGGCATGAAACTGGAGCTCGGCCGCCGGGTGATCGAGGTGCTGCATACCCCCGGCCATACCCAGGGCGGATGCTGCCTCTACCTCGCCAACGAGAAGCTCCTGATCAGCGGCGATACCCTGTTCGCCGACTCGGTCGGCCGCACCGACCTCCCCGGCGGCAGCCACGAGCAACTGATCCAGTCGATCAAGACCAAGCTCATGCCGCTCCCGGACGATACCGTTGTCTGGCCCGGCCACGGCCCCTCCAGTACCATCGGGCAGGAGCGGAGCTTCAACCCGTACCTCAACGAGTAG
- the coaBC gene encoding bifunctional phosphopantothenoylcysteine decarboxylase/phosphopantothenate--cysteine ligase CoaBC, with protein MLKGKEIVLGVTGGIAVYKAVELLRLLVKAGANVHVVMTKSATEFVTPLTFQTLSRNPVHLELFNLISEEKIGHIALADRADLYIIAPATANCIGKLANGIADDLLTTTVMATRAPVLIAPAMNVNMYRNSIYRENEARLKAHGYLFVAPACGMLACGYEGEGKLQAPEVIFEEAVAALTPKRLAGERILVTAGPTLEEIDPVRYISNHSSGKMGYAIARQARLRGAQVTLVTGPSCLVPPLGVEVIKVQSAQEMRDAVQGCLPRIDVVIKAAAVADYRPKTRAGEKVKKSQESLSIELEKNPDILAELGASKGDRILVGFAAETQDLVRNAGAKLKAKNLDLVVANDVSQEGAGFNVDTNIAKLLFSDGRIEELPMMGKEELAGVILENVDTLRAEKRGRTKV; from the coding sequence ATGCTGAAAGGCAAGGAGATCGTTCTCGGGGTGACCGGCGGCATCGCCGTCTACAAGGCGGTGGAACTGCTGCGCCTGCTGGTGAAGGCGGGCGCCAACGTGCACGTGGTGATGACCAAGTCGGCCACGGAATTCGTCACTCCGCTCACCTTCCAGACCCTGTCCCGCAACCCGGTGCACCTGGAACTCTTCAACCTGATTTCCGAGGAGAAGATCGGCCACATCGCCCTCGCGGACCGCGCCGACCTCTACATCATCGCGCCAGCCACGGCCAACTGCATCGGTAAGCTTGCCAACGGCATCGCCGACGACCTCTTGACCACCACGGTCATGGCGACCCGGGCTCCGGTTCTCATCGCCCCCGCCATGAATGTCAACATGTACCGCAACAGCATCTATCGCGAGAACGAGGCGCGCCTAAAGGCACACGGCTACCTCTTCGTCGCCCCCGCCTGCGGCATGCTGGCCTGCGGTTACGAAGGGGAGGGGAAGCTGCAGGCGCCCGAGGTAATCTTCGAGGAGGCGGTTGCGGCCCTGACTCCCAAGCGGCTGGCGGGAGAGCGGATCCTGGTCACCGCCGGGCCGACGCTCGAAGAGATCGATCCGGTACGCTACATCAGCAACCATTCCTCCGGCAAGATGGGATACGCTATCGCCCGCCAGGCGCGCCTGAGAGGTGCGCAGGTTACGTTAGTGACCGGGCCGAGCTGTCTCGTCCCACCGCTCGGAGTGGAGGTGATCAAGGTTCAGAGCGCGCAGGAGATGCGGGACGCGGTGCAGGGATGCCTGCCCCGGATCGACGTCGTCATCAAGGCAGCCGCGGTGGCGGATTACCGGCCCAAGACGCGCGCCGGCGAGAAGGTCAAGAAGAGCCAGGAGAGCCTCTCCATCGAATTGGAGAAGAACCCGGACATACTGGCGGAGCTGGGTGCCAGCAAGGGGGATAGGATCCTGGTCGGTTTCGCCGCCGAGACCCAGGACCTGGTCCGCAACGCGGGGGCGAAACTCAAGGCCAAGAACCTGGACCTGGTGGTGGCCAACGACGTCTCCCAGGAAGGCGCCGGCTTCAACGTGGACACCAACATCGCGAAGCTCTTGTTCAGCGACGGCCGCATCGAGGAACTGCCGATGATGGGAAAAGAGGAACTGGCGGGGGTGATCCTGGAAAACGTGGATACGTTGCGGGCTGAAAAGCGGGGCAGGACCAAGGTATAA
- a CDS encoding zinc dependent phospholipase C family protein — MLESMPLLLLVTSLLILALPEQALAWGAGVHLQLGMNVLNNLDALKPAVAAIISAHPYDFLYGTIAADITLGKKFTHYLHHCHRWRVGHRVLDKAGDPAQQACAYGYLSHLAADCIAHNYYVPYKVMRSFSSLTLKHAYWEMRFENYVEKEIWETARKVSLEHFSSNDQLLRKVLSDTIFSFGTNKKIFNSILLVSRLEKWQGILQTLSDTSRYSLEENDREEYMQLAQEAVFDFLNNDESSRFFHADPTGERALAAAEAVRKNLRLLYRTGKISKPQAYAELDELKLKLKEAICEPELLLQILSK; from the coding sequence ATGCTCGAAAGCATGCCGCTTTTACTTCTCGTCACATCCCTGCTGATCTTGGCGCTCCCTGAGCAGGCCCTCGCCTGGGGCGCCGGCGTGCACCTTCAACTGGGCATGAACGTGCTGAACAATCTCGATGCCCTGAAGCCTGCCGTTGCCGCCATTATCTCGGCACATCCCTACGACTTCCTCTACGGCACCATCGCAGCCGACATCACCCTGGGCAAGAAGTTCACTCACTACCTGCACCATTGCCACCGCTGGCGCGTCGGGCACCGGGTTCTGGACAAGGCGGGCGATCCTGCCCAACAGGCCTGCGCCTACGGATATCTAAGCCACCTGGCTGCGGACTGCATCGCCCACAACTACTACGTCCCGTACAAGGTGATGCGCAGCTTCTCGTCGCTTACGCTGAAGCACGCCTACTGGGAGATGCGCTTCGAAAACTACGTGGAAAAGGAGATCTGGGAGACCGCCAGGAAGGTTTCGCTGGAACACTTCAGCAGCAACGATCAGCTGCTGCGCAAGGTACTCTCGGACACCATCTTCTCCTTCGGCACCAACAAGAAGATCTTCAACTCTATCCTGCTGGTGAGCCGCCTGGAGAAATGGCAGGGCATCCTGCAGACCCTGTCCGACACCTCGCGTTACTCCCTCGAGGAAAACGACCGGGAGGAATACATGCAGTTGGCCCAGGAAGCGGTCTTCGACTTCCTGAACAACGACGAATCCTCGCGCTTCTTCCACGCCGACCCGACCGGCGAGCGGGCGCTGGCGGCGGCGGAGGCGGTGCGCAAGAACCTGAGGCTTTTGTACCGCACCGGGAAGATCAGCAAGCCGCAAGCCTACGCCGAACTCGACGAACTGAAGCTGAAGCTGAAAGAAGCGATCTGCGAGCCGGAACTGCTGCTGCAGATTCTTTCGAAGTAG
- a CDS encoding uracil-DNA glycosylase family protein, with the protein MAEMEERELLLRSLKGYLVDLADSGVDELAYGTVAVAAPPLTATASATPAVPPAVSIETTEPAVPAGPVAPAAPVASAASDEEPPCRQEGATQARLLFLMTGPGYDGAAGDLLAKIIGAMKFSTDQVCLLTFDTGVDAEAMARCLAKRVDAVGPEVVVTLGEEATRLVVGGKVNLERVRGQWQGVRGRAVMPTLHPDALLSDEGLKRHVWEDMKLVMRRLAGAG; encoded by the coding sequence ATGGCGGAAATGGAGGAGCGGGAGCTGTTGTTGCGCTCCCTGAAGGGGTACCTGGTGGACCTGGCCGACAGCGGCGTGGACGAACTCGCCTACGGCACCGTGGCCGTCGCGGCCCCGCCTTTGACGGCGACTGCTTCCGCTACTCCGGCCGTGCCCCCCGCTGTGTCCATCGAGACTACTGAGCCCGCTGTCCCCGCTGGGCCGGTTGCACCGGCAGCACCGGTAGCATCCGCGGCGTCTGACGAGGAGCCGCCGTGCCGGCAGGAGGGAGCCACCCAGGCACGCCTGCTCTTCCTGATGACCGGACCCGGCTACGACGGAGCGGCCGGTGACCTTTTGGCCAAGATCATCGGGGCCATGAAATTCAGTACCGACCAGGTTTGCCTGCTGACGTTCGACACCGGAGTCGACGCCGAAGCCATGGCACGATGCCTCGCCAAGAGGGTCGATGCCGTGGGACCGGAGGTGGTGGTTACGCTAGGCGAGGAGGCGACCCGCCTGGTGGTAGGCGGGAAGGTCAACCTGGAGCGGGTGCGCGGCCAGTGGCAAGGGGTGCGGGGCAGGGCGGTGATGCCGACCCTGCATCCGGACGCACTGCTCTCGGACGAGGGGCTCAAACGTCACGTCTGGGAGGATATGAAGCTCGTGATGCGCCGACTGGCCGGGGCGGGCTAG
- a CDS encoding BON domain-containing protein — protein MGKAKRIVMVLVSACLLTSMVGCSHTHTTTHETAGEYVDDSVITTRVKAAIFDELALKTFQINVTTYQGVVQLSGFVDSAENARKAGDIARGVKGVREVTNDLITK, from the coding sequence ATGGGAAAAGCAAAACGAATCGTCATGGTCCTTGTCAGCGCCTGTCTACTCACCTCCATGGTCGGGTGTAGCCACACCCATACCACCACACATGAAACGGCTGGCGAGTACGTCGATGACTCTGTCATCACCACCCGCGTCAAGGCCGCCATCTTTGATGAATTGGCGCTCAAGACCTTCCAGATCAACGTCACCACCTACCAGGGTGTGGTGCAGTTGAGCGGGTTCGTGGACTCGGCTGAGAACGCGAGAAAGGCTGGTGACATCGCCCGCGGTGTGAAGGGAGTACGGGAAGTGACGAACGACCTGATTACCAAGTAA
- a CDS encoding DUF2795 domain-containing protein — MATRGTGHSPANVTKHLKGIDFPAEKQDLLKHAQHMKAEKVVLDEIQKMEDREYGNMADVMKSFGKERGGEESGQSSKSRSKQQTSGQADQGKSHSRAHH, encoded by the coding sequence ATGGCAACCCGAGGCACTGGTCATTCACCGGCAAACGTAACGAAACATCTCAAAGGCATAGACTTCCCGGCTGAGAAACAGGACCTGCTCAAACATGCTCAGCACATGAAAGCAGAGAAAGTGGTCCTCGACGAAATCCAGAAAATGGAAGACCGGGAATACGGCAACATGGCCGACGTCATGAAGTCCTTCGGGAAAGAGCGTGGCGGTGAGGAATCCGGGCAATCCAGCAAATCGAGGTCTAAACAACAAACAAGCGGGCAGGCAGACCAGGGTAAATCCCACAGCAGGGCACACCACTAA
- a CDS encoding complex I subunit 5 family protein has translation MTLAPFPVITALFMATLLAALEQVSSRRRVLDVLSLATALAVAAIDLQLLRTSLTGTIVYWFGDWTPMRGFPAGIAFVIDPASAGLALLAALLTSAALLFSWHHFHAVRTYYHTLMLLFLASLQGFALTGDLFNMFVYFELMGVAAYALTGYKIEESGPLEGALNFAVMNSVAGLVVLLGIALIYGETGGLNLAWAGAALSGKPAGPAVSAAFILLAVGFMIKGAVLPFHFWLPDAHSVAPTPASVLFSGIMVQLGLYAVARIYWVVFSATLDPEVMRQMLLGTGIATAVIGAVMACLQRHLKRLLAYSTVSHSGMILAGLALLDRQALAGTLLYIAGHGFVKGALFIGTGVLVYHHRSVDEKELHGRCRSLRVTGVLFCVAGLALSGLPPFGTWAGKGIIEETASSLDYHYLSPLLSLCSALTAGAVLRAAGGIFFGLGHPDAVSSSAPATGEEGSETGHSHGPTPRIMLVSLGLLLVLSLVVGILPQAQHVTQQAAARFIDRAGYHALVLHGQPAPAQDAVPQARPGVAIPLVTAVAALAVATVFLGPGPLRGRGRESVKALLRGPVSILRRVHSGYIGDYVTWFICGTGIMMVLAQFWF, from the coding sequence ATGACACTCGCGCCCTTCCCCGTTATCACCGCCCTGTTCATGGCGACCCTTTTGGCGGCACTGGAGCAAGTAAGCTCACGGCGCCGCGTTTTGGATGTGCTCTCCCTGGCGACCGCGCTGGCCGTCGCCGCCATCGACCTGCAACTTCTCAGGACGTCCCTCACCGGCACCATCGTCTACTGGTTCGGCGACTGGACCCCCATGCGCGGCTTCCCCGCCGGGATCGCCTTCGTGATCGACCCCGCTTCGGCCGGCCTCGCGCTGCTGGCGGCGCTGCTCACCTCGGCTGCACTGCTTTTCTCCTGGCATCATTTCCATGCCGTGCGCACCTACTACCACACGCTGATGCTCCTGTTCCTCGCCTCGCTGCAGGGCTTTGCCCTGACCGGCGATCTCTTCAACATGTTCGTCTACTTCGAGCTGATGGGGGTGGCCGCCTACGCGCTGACCGGCTACAAGATCGAGGAGAGCGGTCCCCTGGAAGGGGCGTTGAACTTCGCCGTGATGAACAGCGTTGCGGGCCTCGTGGTGCTATTGGGTATCGCGCTGATCTACGGGGAGACCGGCGGTCTCAACCTCGCCTGGGCGGGCGCGGCGCTATCGGGCAAACCTGCCGGTCCCGCCGTGAGCGCAGCCTTCATCCTGCTCGCCGTCGGGTTCATGATCAAGGGGGCGGTGCTCCCCTTCCATTTCTGGCTGCCCGATGCGCATTCGGTGGCGCCGACGCCCGCCTCGGTCCTGTTCTCCGGGATCATGGTGCAGCTTGGCCTCTACGCCGTGGCACGCATTTACTGGGTCGTCTTCAGCGCCACCCTCGACCCCGAAGTGATGCGCCAGATGCTTCTCGGTACCGGCATCGCCACCGCGGTAATCGGTGCGGTAATGGCCTGCCTGCAGCGGCACCTGAAACGGTTGCTGGCCTACTCGACGGTAAGCCATAGCGGCATGATTCTGGCCGGGTTGGCGCTGCTGGACCGGCAAGCCTTGGCAGGAACCCTTCTCTACATCGCCGGACACGGCTTCGTTAAGGGGGCCCTGTTCATCGGCACCGGCGTGCTGGTGTACCACCACCGCTCGGTCGACGAGAAAGAGTTGCATGGCCGGTGCCGGAGCCTGCGCGTGACCGGCGTGCTCTTCTGCGTTGCCGGCCTGGCCCTGTCCGGGCTCCCCCCCTTCGGCACCTGGGCCGGCAAGGGAATCATCGAGGAAACAGCTTCCAGTCTCGACTACCATTACCTCTCGCCGCTCTTGTCGCTCTGTTCTGCGCTGACAGCGGGCGCAGTGCTACGTGCAGCCGGCGGCATCTTCTTTGGCCTGGGACATCCCGACGCCGTCTCGAGTTCGGCCCCCGCCACCGGTGAAGAGGGATCGGAGACCGGTCACTCGCACGGTCCGACGCCCCGCATCATGCTGGTCTCCCTGGGCCTGCTCCTTGTTCTCTCACTGGTCGTAGGGATCCTGCCACAGGCGCAGCACGTGACGCAGCAGGCCGCCGCACGCTTCATCGACCGCGCCGGCTATCATGCCTTGGTCCTGCATGGACAGCCGGCGCCGGCGCAAGACGCGGTGCCGCAGGCAAGGCCGGGTGTGGCGATCCCACTTGTTACCGCGGTTGCAGCGTTGGCCGTCGCCACAGTTTTCCTCGGCCCCGGGCCGCTGCGTGGGCGCGGGCGGGAAAGCGTGAAGGCGCTGCTGCGAGGACCGGTAAGTATCCTGCGCCGCGTCCACAGCGGCTACATCGGCGATTACGTCACTTGGTTCATCTGCGGCACCGGCATCATGATGGTGCTGGCACAGTTCTGGTTCTGA
- a CDS encoding sodium:proton antiporter — MSVFPYLIVIELLLVGLYGIATSRNTIHLVSCLFVAQSSTYLLLLSIGYLQGGTAPITDEIPGHARMVDPVVQALTLTDIVVGAAVSALLLAFALQRHKLTGTLDPRKEPPQRG; from the coding sequence GTGAGCGTCTTCCCCTACCTTATTGTCATCGAGTTGCTCTTGGTCGGCCTCTACGGAATCGCGACCAGCAGGAACACGATTCACCTGGTGAGCTGCCTCTTCGTGGCCCAGTCGTCCACCTACCTGCTGCTCCTCTCCATCGGTTACCTGCAGGGCGGGACCGCGCCGATCACCGACGAAATCCCCGGCCACGCACGCATGGTCGACCCGGTGGTCCAGGCCCTGACGTTGACCGACATCGTGGTGGGTGCCGCCGTCTCCGCGCTGCTGCTCGCCTTCGCCCTGCAGAGGCACAAGCTGACCGGGACGCTCGATCCGCGTAAAGAGCCGCCCCAGAGGGGTTAG
- a CDS encoding MnhB domain-containing protein, whose product MSGKRRHLPFFLGALLFGASLLRALDALPPFGDYRGTYGPAILVTMEPLRHVQQAVASVTFDYRGFDTLGEEFILFAAVAGCLLLLRRQESEVAQEPVDQTSDRQWIQPAPAVLGLGVLMFPFTLLLGIYIVLHGHLTPGGGFQGGVLLATAFYYVYLSGEYDDLLGMSRDHTVSHLEAGGAAGYVIIGLLALPAGYRYLHNLLPLGDKGELLSAGTLPLLNITVGTEVTSAFLLLIVAFLRQVLVIRKEKKP is encoded by the coding sequence ATGAGCGGCAAACGGCGCCATCTCCCCTTCTTCTTGGGAGCCCTCCTTTTCGGCGCGTCCCTGCTGCGCGCCCTCGATGCCCTCCCCCCCTTCGGCGACTACCGGGGCACCTATGGGCCTGCCATTCTGGTCACCATGGAACCGTTGCGCCACGTCCAGCAGGCCGTCGCGTCGGTCACTTTCGACTACCGTGGCTTCGACACTCTCGGCGAGGAGTTCATCCTCTTCGCCGCCGTCGCCGGCTGTCTACTTTTGTTGCGGCGCCAGGAATCCGAGGTGGCGCAAGAGCCGGTGGACCAGACCTCCGACCGCCAGTGGATCCAGCCCGCCCCCGCCGTGCTTGGCCTGGGGGTCCTGATGTTCCCCTTCACCCTGCTGCTCGGTATCTACATCGTGCTGCACGGCCACCTCACCCCCGGCGGCGGCTTCCAGGGTGGCGTCCTCCTCGCGACAGCCTTCTACTACGTTTACCTGAGCGGGGAGTATGACGATCTGCTCGGTATGTCGCGCGACCATACTGTATCCCACCTCGAGGCCGGCGGTGCGGCCGGGTACGTGATCATCGGCCTGCTCGCGCTGCCGGCGGGATACCGCTACCTGCACAACCTGCTGCCACTGGGCGACAAGGGGGAGCTCCTGTCGGCCGGCACCCTTCCCCTCCTTAACATCACCGTGGGAACCGAGGTGACCAGCGCGTTCCTGCTCCTCATAGTGGCATTTCTCAGGCAGGTGCTCGTGATCCGTAAGGAGAAGAAACCGTGA
- a CDS encoding Na(+)/H(+) antiporter subunit B, translating into MDPLQAVTFFTVGAAGWAVVTTRDPLLQTFVAGFFGLTLSLLFVVLQAPDVALSEMVVGAVAFPLMVLLTVAKARTGDRK; encoded by the coding sequence GTGGACCCTTTGCAAGCGGTGACCTTTTTCACCGTAGGGGCTGCCGGCTGGGCGGTGGTGACCACACGCGACCCGCTGCTGCAGACGTTCGTCGCCGGGTTCTTTGGACTCACACTGAGCCTCCTGTTCGTGGTGCTGCAAGCCCCGGACGTGGCGCTTTCGGAAATGGTGGTCGGCGCCGTCGCATTCCCCCTCATGGTGCTGCTCACCGTGGCCAAAGCACGTACCGGTGACCGGAAATGA
- a CDS encoding monovalent cation/H(+) antiporter subunit G, with amino-acid sequence MPAGIWVILLLCFALAICAFSCLGLMVMKGVYRKLHYLAPPAVLGCAAVAAAIAVQEGLGAPTIKAGLVLLVLVIGNPVITFAAARAHYLREAHRKRLQEEVSGPNRERETPEQATPVEE; translated from the coding sequence ATGCCGGCCGGCATTTGGGTCATCCTGCTCCTGTGCTTCGCACTGGCAATCTGCGCCTTCTCCTGTCTGGGGCTCATGGTGATGAAGGGGGTGTACCGCAAGTTGCACTACCTGGCTCCCCCCGCCGTCCTGGGATGCGCGGCGGTCGCCGCGGCCATAGCCGTTCAGGAGGGGCTGGGGGCACCGACGATAAAGGCGGGCCTGGTACTTTTGGTTCTGGTGATCGGCAACCCAGTAATCACCTTCGCGGCAGCGAGGGCCCATTACCTGCGCGAGGCGCACCGGAAACGGCTGCAGGAAGAGGTATCGGGCCCGAACCGGGAGCGAGAGACACCGGAACAAGCTACCCCGGTGGAGGAGTGA
- a CDS encoding monovalent cation/H+ antiporter complex subunit F produces the protein MNIWLVAALVLVILMLPCGWLCYTGTPLERFVALQMAQLFAVLIVLLLAEGYRRTIYFDLSLVLTVLSLASGLVYLRFLERWL, from the coding sequence ATGAACATCTGGCTCGTCGCCGCCCTGGTCCTGGTCATCTTGATGCTCCCCTGTGGATGGCTCTGCTATACCGGGACGCCCCTGGAGCGCTTCGTTGCCTTGCAGATGGCGCAGCTCTTCGCGGTCCTGATCGTTCTGCTGCTGGCCGAAGGGTATCGCCGCACCATCTATTTCGACCTGTCGCTGGTGCTCACTGTCCTCTCCCTCGCCTCGGGGCTGGTCTACCTTCGTTTCTTGGAGCGCTGGCTGTGA